A section of the Apodemus sylvaticus chromosome 10, mApoSyl1.1, whole genome shotgun sequence genome encodes:
- the Guk1 gene encoding guanylate kinase isoform X2, producing MAGPRPVVLSGPSGAGKSTLLKKLFQEHGSIFGFSVSHTTRNPRPGEEDGKDYYFVTREMMQRDIAAGDFIEHAEFSGNLYGTSKEAVRAVQAMNRICVLDVDLQGVRSIKNTDLRPIYIFVQPPSLDVLEQRLRLRNTETEESLAKRLAAARADMESSKEPGLFDLVIINDNLDKAYATLKQALSEEIKRAQGTGDA from the exons ATGGCAGGACCTAGGCCAGTAGTGCTGAGCGGGCCATCCGGGGCAGGGAAGAGCACTTTGCTCAAGAAGTTGTTCCAGGAACACGGCAGCATCTTCGGCTTCAGTGTGTCCC atacTACAAGGAACCCACGACCTGGTGAAGAAGATGGCAAAG ATTACTACTTTGTGACCAGGGAGATGATGCAGCGTGATATTGCAGCAGGGGACTTCATTGAGCATGCTGAGTTCTCAGGGAACCTGTATGGGACAAG CAAGGAAGCTGTTCGGGCTGTGCAGGCCATGAACCGCATCTGCGTGCTGGATGTGGACCTCCAGGGTGTGCGCAGTATCAAGAACACTGACCTGCGTCCCATCTACATCTTTGTGCAGCCGCCCTCGCTGGATGTGCTG GAGCAGCGACTGCGACTGCGCAACACTGAGACTGAGGAGAGTCTAGCAAAGCGGCTGGCAGCTGCACGGGCAGACATGGAGAGCA GCAAGGAGCCTGGCTTGTTTGACCTGGTGATCATCAATGACAACCTGGATAAAGCCTATGCAACACTGAAGCAGGCACTCTCTGAG GAAATCAAGAGAGCTCAGGGAACTGGTGATGCCTGA
- the Gjc2 gene encoding gap junction gamma-2 protein, which yields MTNMSWSFLTRLLEEIHNHSTFVGKVWLTVLVVFRIVLTAVGGESIYSDEQSKFTCNTRQPGCDNVCYDAFAPLSHVRFWVFQIVVISTPSVMYLGYAVHRLARASEQERRRALRRRTGPRRLPRAQLPPPPAGWPDTTDLGEAEPMLALEEDEDEEPGAPEGPGEDTEEERAEDVTGKGGGGDSKTVVTPGPAGQHDGRRRIQREGLMRVYVAQLVVRAAFEVAFLVGQYLLYGFEVPPFFACSRQPCPHVVDCFVSRPTEKTVFLLVMYVVSCLCLLLNLCEMAHLGLGSAQDAVRGRRGTSAAGPGPTPRPPPCAFPAAAAGLACPPDYSLVVRAAERARAHDQNLANLALQALRDGAAVAAVSVDRDSPPCAGLNVTSRGAPRAGGPASGTGSATSGGTVGEQGRPGAQEQLATKPRAGSEKGSSTGSRDGKATVWI from the coding sequence ATGACCAACATGAGCTGGAGCTTCCTGACGCGGCTGCTGGAGGAGATCCATAATCATTCCACCTTCGTGGGCAAAGTTTGGCTCACCGTGCTGGTGGTCTTCCGCATTGTGCTGACAGCTGTCGGTGGTGAGTCCATCTATTCAGATGAGCAATCCAAGTTCACCTGCAACACGCGGCAACCCGGTTGTGACAACGTCTGCTACGACGCCTTTGCGCCCCTGTCTCATGTGCGCTTCTGGGTCTTCCAGATAGTGGTCATCTCCACGCCTTCTGTCATGTACCTGGGCTATGCAGTCCACCGCTTGGCTCGCGCCTCGGAGCAGGAGCGCAGACGCGCTCTCCGACGTCGCACTGGTCCCCGCCGCTTGCCCAGGGCGCAGCTGCCACCGCCGCCAGCTGGCTGGCCTGACACCACCGACCTGGGCGAGGCAGAGCCCATGCTGGCGCTggaggaggatgaggacgagGAGCCGGGGGCGCCCGAGGGCCCCGGAGAAGACACGGAGGAGGAACGAGCGGAAGATGTGACTGGCAAGGGGGGCGGAGGTGACAGCAAGACGGTGGTCACTCCTGGCCCAGCTGGGCAGCACGATGGGCGGCGGCGCATCCAGAGGGAGGGCCTGATGCGCGTGTACGTGGCTCAGCTGGTGGTTAGGGCGGCCTTCGAGGTGGCCTTTCTGGTGGGCCAGTACCTACTGTACGGCTTCGAGGTGCCACCCTTCTTCGCCTGCAGCCGCCAGCCTTGCCCGCACGTAGTGGACTGCTTTGTGTCGCGGCCAACCGAGAAGACGGTCTTCTTGCTGGTCATGTATGTGGTTAGCTGCCTATGTCTGTTGCTCAACCTCTGTGAGATGGCGCATTTGGGTCTCGGCAGTGCGCAGGATGCTGTGCGCGGCCGGCGGGGAACCTCAGCGGCGGGTCCTGGCCCCACGCCGCGCCCACCGCCCTGCGCTTTCCCGGCCGCGGCCGCCGGCCTGGCTTGTCCTCCCGACTACAGCCTGGTGGTGCGTGCGGCTGAGCGCGCGCGAGCGCACGACCAGAACTTGGCGAACCTGGCGCTGCAGGCTCTGCGCGAtggggcggcggtggcggcggtttCCGTGGACCGCGACAGTCCACCGTGTGCGGGGCTCAATGTAACCTCTCGTGGGGCACCCAGGGCGGGCGGCCCAGCTTCCGGAACCGGCAGTGCCACGTCGGGGGGCACCGTTGGGGAGCAGGGCCGGCCGGGAGCTCAGGAACAGCTGGCCACTAAGCCCAGGGCTGGCTCTGAGAAGGGCAGTAGTACAGGTAGCAGAGACGGCAAGGCCACCGTGTGGATCTGA
- the Guk1 gene encoding guanylate kinase isoform X1: protein MLRRPLVGLAVAALGRVPADGMAGPRPVVLSGPSGAGKSTLLKKLFQEHGSIFGFSVSHTTRNPRPGEEDGKDYYFVTREMMQRDIAAGDFIEHAEFSGNLYGTSKEAVRAVQAMNRICVLDVDLQGVRSIKNTDLRPIYIFVQPPSLDVLEQRLRLRNTETEESLAKRLAAARADMESSKEPGLFDLVIINDNLDKAYATLKQALSEEIKRAQGTGDA from the exons GCATGGCAGGACCTAGGCCAGTAGTGCTGAGCGGGCCATCCGGGGCAGGGAAGAGCACTTTGCTCAAGAAGTTGTTCCAGGAACACGGCAGCATCTTCGGCTTCAGTGTGTCCC atacTACAAGGAACCCACGACCTGGTGAAGAAGATGGCAAAG ATTACTACTTTGTGACCAGGGAGATGATGCAGCGTGATATTGCAGCAGGGGACTTCATTGAGCATGCTGAGTTCTCAGGGAACCTGTATGGGACAAG CAAGGAAGCTGTTCGGGCTGTGCAGGCCATGAACCGCATCTGCGTGCTGGATGTGGACCTCCAGGGTGTGCGCAGTATCAAGAACACTGACCTGCGTCCCATCTACATCTTTGTGCAGCCGCCCTCGCTGGATGTGCTG GAGCAGCGACTGCGACTGCGCAACACTGAGACTGAGGAGAGTCTAGCAAAGCGGCTGGCAGCTGCACGGGCAGACATGGAGAGCA GCAAGGAGCCTGGCTTGTTTGACCTGGTGATCATCAATGACAACCTGGATAAAGCCTATGCAACACTGAAGCAGGCACTCTCTGAG GAAATCAAGAGAGCTCAGGGAACTGGTGATGCCTGA